One segment of Streptomyces sp. XD-27 DNA contains the following:
- a CDS encoding xanthine dehydrogenase family protein subunit M: MDFLRPASWEEALAAKAEHPTAVPIAGGTDVMVEINFDHRRPEYLLDLNRIGELSEWEVSSDGGTVRLGASVPYTRIMDHLRPQLPGLALAAHTVGSPQIRNRGSVGGNLGAASPAGDSHPALLSAGAEVEAESVRGTRLIPVEEFYTGVKRNALEPDELIRAIHIKSSDGPQQFSKVGTRNAMVIAVCAFGLALHPETRTVKTGIGSAAPTPVRAREAESFLNAALADGGFWDSGKTITPSIAKQFAELCSGACNPIDDVRGSAKYRRHAVGIMARRTLGWAWEAYRGGSSKGDAQCA; encoded by the coding sequence ATGGACTTCCTGCGCCCCGCCAGCTGGGAGGAGGCGCTCGCCGCGAAGGCCGAGCACCCCACCGCTGTGCCCATCGCGGGCGGCACCGACGTCATGGTCGAGATCAACTTCGACCACCGGCGGCCCGAGTACCTGCTCGACCTGAACCGCATCGGTGAGCTGAGCGAGTGGGAGGTCAGCTCGGACGGCGGCACGGTCCGGCTGGGCGCCTCGGTGCCGTACACCCGGATCATGGACCACCTGCGCCCGCAGCTGCCGGGCCTGGCCCTCGCGGCCCACACCGTCGGCTCCCCGCAGATCCGCAACCGCGGCAGCGTGGGCGGGAACCTCGGCGCCGCCTCCCCGGCCGGCGACTCGCACCCCGCGCTGCTGTCGGCCGGCGCCGAGGTCGAGGCGGAGTCCGTACGCGGCACCCGCCTGATCCCCGTCGAGGAGTTCTACACCGGCGTGAAGCGCAACGCGCTGGAGCCCGACGAGCTCATCCGGGCGATCCACATCAAGAGCTCCGACGGCCCGCAGCAGTTCTCGAAGGTCGGCACCCGCAACGCCATGGTGATCGCCGTGTGCGCCTTCGGGCTCGCCCTGCACCCCGAGACCCGCACCGTCAAGACCGGTATCGGCTCGGCCGCGCCCACCCCCGTACGGGCCCGCGAGGCGGAGTCCTTCCTCAACGCCGCCCTCGCCGACGGCGGCTTCTGGGACAGCGGCAAGACCATCACCCCGTCGATCGCCAAGCAGTTCGCCGAGCTGTGCTCCGGCGCCTGCAACCCCATCGACGACGTGCGCGGCAGCGCCAAGTACCGCCGCCACGCGGTCGGCATCATGGCCCGCCGCACCCTCGGCTGGGCCTGGGAGGCCTACCGCGGCGG
- a CDS encoding GntR family transcriptional regulator codes for MEQSITDAAAAPRVPPQRHSVRRQVLDALRAALAAGELAPGEVYSAPALAECFGVSATPVREAMQQLAVEGAVEVVPNRGFRVAQRSARELAELAEVRALLEVPVMLTLAETVAPERWSGLRPFAEATAAAAAKGDRAAYLEADRAFHQAVLGMAGNQQLVIVADDLHRRAQWPLVHGQTVRTADLVADAAEHVALLDALEAGELALVEPLVRRHFAGAAA; via the coding sequence ATGGAGCAGTCGATCACCGACGCGGCGGCGGCGCCGCGCGTGCCGCCGCAGCGGCACTCCGTACGCCGCCAGGTCCTGGACGCCCTGCGCGCCGCCCTGGCCGCCGGTGAGCTGGCGCCCGGCGAGGTCTACTCCGCGCCCGCCCTCGCCGAGTGCTTCGGGGTCTCCGCGACGCCCGTACGGGAGGCGATGCAGCAGCTCGCCGTCGAGGGCGCCGTCGAGGTCGTCCCGAACCGGGGCTTCCGCGTCGCGCAGCGCAGCGCCCGCGAACTCGCCGAGCTCGCCGAGGTGCGTGCCCTGCTGGAAGTGCCGGTGATGCTCACCCTGGCCGAGACGGTCGCGCCCGAGCGGTGGAGCGGCCTGCGGCCCTTCGCCGAGGCCACGGCCGCCGCCGCGGCGAAGGGGGACCGGGCGGCGTATCTGGAGGCGGACCGCGCCTTCCATCAGGCGGTGCTGGGAATGGCCGGAAACCAGCAGCTCGTCATCGTCGCCGACGACCTGCACCGGCGGGCCCAGTGGCCGCTGGTCCACGGGCAGACGGTCCGGACCGCCGACCTCGTCGCGGACGCGGCCGAGCACGTCGCCCTGCTCGACGCGCTCGAGGCCGGCGAACTGGCCCTGGTCGAGCCGCTGGTGCGCCGGCACTTCGCGGGCGCCGCGGCCTGA